The sequence below is a genomic window from Chloroflexota bacterium.
CGCCGTGGACTACCTGCCGGCCGCCGCGCCCATCGCCCGACTCATCGAAGAGCTGCACAAGCTCCCGGGCATCGGGCCCAAGACTGCCCAGCGCCTGGCTTATCACCTCATCCGCACCTCTAAGGAAGAGGCCCTCGCCCTTTCGGAGGCCATCGCCAAGGTCAAAGAGACCGTCGTCTTCTGCTCCCAGTGCCAGAACATCACGGACGTTGATCCCTGCGCCATCTGCTCGGACGCCGCCCGCGATCGCACCAAGCTCTGCGTCATCGAGCAGCCGCTGGACATCCTGGCCCTGGAGCGCGCCCGCACCTACAAGGGCCTCTACCAAGTCCTCCACGGCGCCATCTCCCCCATCAATGGCATCGGCCCAAGCGATCTCAAGCTCCAGCAGCTGGTGGATAGGCTCGCCACAGGCGGCTTCAACGAGGTCATCCTCGCCACCAACCCCAACTTGGAGGGCGAAGCCACCGCCGCCTACGTCCACCGTCAGATCAAGCCCCTCGGCATCCGTGTCACCCGCATCGCCCGCGGCCTTCCCTCCGGCGCCGACCTCGAATACGCCGACGAAGTCACTCTCTCCCGCGCCCTCGAAGGCCGCCTGGAGATGTAAGGCTCGGGAGAACACAAGTTGCTCATATCCGGATGAGACATCCATCATGACCAAGCTCCTTACCAAGGCTTTCAGAGAAGCAAAAAGGCTCTCCCCATCTGACCAGGATGTGATTGCCGCTTGGCTTTTACAAGAACTCGCCTCGGAGCGGCGGTGGAACAGGCTCTTTGCCTCTTCTCCAGCTAAATTGGCTAAGTTGGCCCGTGCCGCCCGAGCCGAGTTTGAGAGCAGTCGGCGAACAGGTGCGAGCCAGCGCGTCCGTGGAATCCATCGGATGCTGAAGCGACTGGAAGACTTGGAAGACACGCTGGAATTGAGGACCGCGATCAAGGAAGAGCATGCCTTCCGCAGCCTCTCGGAAATTCGGGGTGGAGAACGCCCGCGGCTGCGTAAAACTCGGCGGCGCGGTATCGTCATACGGTGACCATGGAGAGAGGTGCGGCCATGCTCGGAGTGAAGACCTACCCAAGGGCTACATCGGCAATCTCCGACTATTTCTCTCAACCTTTGCTCCCTGTTCCTTGAACCTTGACCCTCCCATGGACCGACCTCGCTTCCAAAAGACGCAGGGCATCGTCCTCAAGAACCTCCCCCTCGGCGAGGCCGATAGGCTCTTGACCCTCTACACCCCCCACCACGGCAAGGTCCGCGCCGTCGCCAAGGGCGTGCGCCGCGTCAAAAGCCACCTGGGCGGCCACCTTGAGCCCCTGGTCTGCGCGGAAGTCCTCATCGCCAAGGGCCGCGGCGCCCTCGACGTCATCTCCCAGGCAGAGACCGTCGCCTCCCACGCCCGCCTTCGCGGCGATCTCTGGCGCACCACCTGCGGCATCTACGCCACCGAGCTCGTTGACCAGTTCGGCGGCGAAGGACTGGAGAACCTCGGCCTCTATGGGCTCCTCCGCGATACCCTCGCCCGCCTCTCGGAGGACCATAGCCCGCCCATCGTCCTCCGCTACTTCGAGATGCAGCTCCTCATCCTCACCGGCTTCCAGCCCGAGCTGTACAGTTGCCTCGCCTGCAACGTCACCCTCAGCCCCACCACCAACTCCTTCAGCCCCGCCCTGGGCGGCGTCCTCTGTCCCGCCTGCCGCCGCAGCGACCCCCTCGCCCGCCCCCTCTTCCTCAACGCCCTCAAGGTCCTGCGCCTCCTAGCCCGGGGCAGTTTCGAGACTGCATCGAAAGTACGCCTGGAAACCGACCTGGCCCTTGAAGTCGAGCACACCTTACGCCAATATATGAGACA
It includes:
- the recR gene encoding recombination protein RecR translates to MDYLPAAAPIARLIEELHKLPGIGPKTAQRLAYHLIRTSKEEALALSEAIAKVKETVVFCSQCQNITDVDPCAICSDAARDRTKLCVIEQPLDILALERARTYKGLYQVLHGAISPINGIGPSDLKLQQLVDRLATGGFNEVILATNPNLEGEATAAYVHRQIKPLGIRVTRIARGLPSGADLEYADEVTLSRALEGRLEM
- the recO gene encoding DNA repair protein RecO, with product MPSAASRKFGVENARGCVKLGGAVSSYGDHGERCGHARSEDLPKGYIGNLRLFLSTFAPCSLNLDPPMDRPRFQKTQGIVLKNLPLGEADRLLTLYTPHHGKVRAVAKGVRRVKSHLGGHLEPLVCAEVLIAKGRGALDVISQAETVASHARLRGDLWRTTCGIYATELVDQFGGEGLENLGLYGLLRDTLARLSEDHSPPIVLRYFEMQLLILTGFQPELYSCLACNVTLSPTTNSFSPALGGVLCPACRRSDPLARPLFLNALKVLRLLARGSFETASKVRLETDLALEVEHTLRQYMRHLLEKDLKSTDFLDILRREESDAPAFTPTR